From one Catenuloplanes nepalensis genomic stretch:
- the otsB gene encoding trehalose-phosphatase, with product MSSNRITPTEAWQATANRAADCALFFDFDGVLSPITDDPEASQPVPEVLEALDALSRLVRRVAIVSARPVDFLRARFGTLSEVDLFGLYGLERSHGKGETVTEPAALPWVPVVEEVAADARAALGDRAYVEFKRLSVALHWRKTPEHSAEIEAWAHAEAERRGLKVQLGRKVIELKPPVDRDKGFVISEAVLSVGCAWYFGDDVSDIKAFDALRARTAVEPGFLGVCVAVASSDETGQEVSDAADFTIESPVAVGAFLADAVKILQANA from the coding sequence GTGTCGTCGAACCGGATAACCCCCACCGAGGCCTGGCAGGCCACCGCGAACCGTGCGGCTGACTGCGCCCTCTTCTTCGACTTCGACGGCGTCCTGTCGCCGATCACCGACGACCCCGAGGCGTCGCAGCCGGTGCCCGAGGTGCTCGAGGCGCTCGACGCGCTCTCCCGCCTGGTCCGCCGCGTCGCCATCGTCTCCGCGCGCCCGGTCGACTTCCTGCGCGCCCGGTTCGGCACGCTCTCCGAGGTCGACCTCTTCGGGCTGTATGGGCTGGAGCGCAGCCACGGTAAGGGCGAGACCGTCACCGAACCGGCCGCGCTCCCCTGGGTCCCGGTCGTCGAGGAGGTCGCGGCGGACGCCCGCGCCGCGCTCGGCGACAGGGCCTACGTCGAGTTCAAGCGCCTCTCGGTCGCGCTGCACTGGCGCAAGACGCCCGAGCACTCCGCCGAGATCGAAGCCTGGGCGCACGCCGAGGCCGAGCGCCGCGGCCTGAAGGTGCAGCTCGGGCGCAAGGTGATCGAGCTCAAGCCGCCGGTCGACCGGGACAAGGGCTTCGTGATCAGCGAGGCCGTGCTCTCCGTCGGCTGCGCGTGGTACTTCGGGGACGACGTCTCCGACATCAAGGCCTTCGACGCGCTGCGCGCCCGCACCGCGGTCGAGCCCGGCTTCCTCGGCGTGTGCGTCGCGGTGGCCAGCTCCGACGAGACCGGCCAGGAGGTCTCCGACGCCGCCGACTTCACCATCGAGTCCCCGGTCGCGGTCGGCGCCTTCCTCGCCGACGCCGTCAAGATCCTCCAAGCCAACGCCTGA
- a CDS encoding isoprenyl transferase codes for MNLRDLVYSAYERRLTSKLVGKPVPRHVGVMCDGNRRWAKEMGFIDPNDGHRVGAERIKHLLDWCDQAGIEHVTLYLLATDNLRRPARELDPLLRIIEVLGTELAEEGNPWRLRMVGAMDVLPVETATTLKAAEEKTRTRSGGVEVNFAVGYGGRREIADAVRSLLSEHARAGGTIEELVEVLDVDHIAEHLYTKGQPDPDLIIRTSGEQRLSGFLLWQSAQSEFYFCDANWPDFRRTDFLRALRAYGDRQRRFGA; via the coding sequence ATGAATCTGCGGGACCTTGTCTACAGCGCCTACGAACGGCGGCTGACCAGCAAATTGGTCGGCAAGCCGGTGCCCCGGCACGTGGGCGTCATGTGCGACGGCAACCGCCGGTGGGCCAAGGAGATGGGTTTCATCGACCCGAACGACGGCCACCGCGTCGGCGCCGAACGCATCAAGCATCTGCTCGACTGGTGTGACCAGGCCGGCATCGAGCACGTCACGCTCTACCTGCTGGCCACCGACAACCTGCGGCGCCCCGCCAGGGAGCTGGACCCGCTGCTGCGCATCATCGAGGTCCTCGGCACCGAGCTGGCCGAGGAGGGCAACCCGTGGCGGCTGCGCATGGTCGGCGCGATGGACGTGCTGCCGGTCGAGACCGCCACCACGCTCAAGGCCGCCGAGGAGAAGACGCGCACCCGCTCCGGCGGCGTCGAGGTCAACTTCGCGGTCGGCTACGGCGGCCGCCGGGAGATCGCCGACGCGGTCCGCTCGCTGCTCTCCGAGCACGCCCGCGCCGGCGGCACCATCGAGGAGCTGGTCGAGGTCCTCGATGTCGACCACATCGCGGAGCACCTCTACACCAAGGGCCAGCCGGACCCCGACCTGATCATCCGGACCAGCGGCGAGCAGCGCCTCTCCGGCTTCCTGCTGTGGCAGTCCGCCCAGTCCGAGTTCTACTTCTGCGACGCCAACTGGCCCGATTTCCGCCGCACCGACTTCCTCCGCGCGCTCCGCGCCTACGGCGACCGCCAGCGCCGCTTCGGCGCCTGA
- a CDS encoding phosphoenolpyruvate carboxykinase (GTP), which translates to MLPPAPAYTRTVSVDLRRFAMTAPTAHRDLLTWVRQVADLTMPDRVVWCDGSESEYRRLTDELVETGTLVRLNPDHRPASFWARTDPSDVARVEERTFICSADEADAGPTNNWVAPDEMKRTMTELYRGAMRGRAMYVIPFCMGPLNAEDPKFGVEITDSAYVVASMRIMTRMGGAVLAAMGTDAQYVRALHSVGAPIEPGDTDVPWPCSPTKYISHFPESREIWSYGSGYGGNSLLGKKCYSLRIASVLARDEGWLAEHMLIIKVTSPEGRVRHIAGAFPSACGKTNLAMLDPALPGWKVETIGDDIAWMRFGPDGRLYAVNPEAGLFGVAPGTDWTTNANAMRTLARGNAIFTNVARTDDGDVWWEGMGEPPAHLTSWTGDSWTPSGGELSSHPNSRFCVPIGQCPTLAPEYDDPRGVPIDAILFGGRRKTTVPLVAEARDWTHGVYLGATLSSETTAAATGEVGVVRRDPMAMLPFIGYHAGDYLNHWISLGKSASDAALPKIFYVNWFRRDDDGGFLWPGFAENIRVLKWITERLDGRGAAAETPIGLVPPPSAIDVTGLSLPPAALAAALEVDADEWRAELPLITEWFERFGDKLPAALWAELDALRARLA; encoded by the coding sequence CTGCTTCCGCCTGCTCCGGCGTACACGCGAACGGTCAGCGTCGACCTAAGGAGATTCGCGATGACAGCCCCCACCGCACACCGAGATCTGCTCACCTGGGTCCGGCAGGTCGCCGACCTGACGATGCCGGACCGCGTGGTCTGGTGCGACGGATCCGAATCCGAGTACCGCCGGCTCACCGACGAGCTGGTCGAGACGGGCACCCTGGTCCGGCTCAACCCCGATCATCGGCCCGCGTCGTTCTGGGCGCGCACCGACCCGTCGGACGTCGCCCGGGTGGAGGAACGCACGTTCATCTGCTCGGCCGACGAGGCCGACGCCGGACCCACCAACAACTGGGTCGCGCCGGACGAGATGAAACGCACGATGACGGAGCTGTACCGCGGCGCTATGCGTGGTCGTGCCATGTACGTGATTCCTTTTTGTATGGGGCCTCTGAACGCCGAGGATCCCAAATTCGGGGTCGAAATCACGGACAGCGCGTACGTCGTGGCCTCCATGCGCATCATGACGCGCATGGGCGGCGCGGTGCTGGCGGCGATGGGGACGGACGCGCAGTACGTCCGCGCGCTGCACTCCGTCGGCGCGCCGATCGAGCCCGGCGACACGGACGTGCCCTGGCCGTGCAGCCCGACGAAGTACATCTCGCACTTCCCGGAGAGCCGGGAGATCTGGTCCTACGGCTCCGGCTACGGCGGCAACTCGCTGCTCGGCAAGAAGTGCTACTCGCTGCGGATAGCCAGCGTGCTCGCCCGCGACGAGGGCTGGCTGGCCGAGCACATGCTGATCATCAAGGTGACCTCGCCCGAGGGGCGGGTGCGGCACATCGCGGGTGCGTTCCCGTCCGCCTGCGGCAAGACCAACCTGGCAATGCTCGACCCGGCGCTGCCCGGCTGGAAGGTCGAGACGATCGGCGACGACATCGCCTGGATGCGCTTCGGCCCGGACGGCCGCCTCTACGCGGTCAACCCGGAGGCCGGGCTGTTCGGCGTCGCGCCCGGCACGGACTGGACCACGAACGCGAACGCGATGCGCACGCTGGCCCGCGGCAACGCCATCTTCACGAACGTCGCGCGCACCGACGACGGCGACGTCTGGTGGGAGGGCATGGGCGAACCGCCCGCGCACCTGACGTCCTGGACCGGCGACTCCTGGACCCCGTCCGGCGGCGAGCTGTCGTCGCACCCGAACAGCCGGTTCTGCGTACCCATCGGCCAGTGCCCCACGCTCGCCCCCGAGTACGACGACCCGCGCGGCGTGCCGATCGACGCGATCCTGTTCGGCGGGCGCCGGAAGACCACGGTGCCGCTGGTCGCGGAGGCGCGCGACTGGACGCACGGCGTCTACCTCGGCGCCACGCTCTCGTCCGAGACCACCGCGGCCGCGACCGGCGAGGTCGGCGTGGTGCGCCGCGACCCGATGGCGATGCTGCCGTTCATCGGCTACCACGCCGGCGACTACCTCAACCACTGGATCTCGCTGGGCAAGTCGGCCTCCGACGCGGCACTGCCGAAGATCTTCTACGTCAACTGGTTCCGGCGCGACGACGACGGCGGCTTCCTGTGGCCCGGCTTCGCGGAGAACATCCGGGTGCTCAAGTGGATCACCGAGCGCCTGGACGGCCGCGGCGCCGCGGCCGAGACGCCGATCGGACTGGTCCCGCCGCCGTCCGCGATCGACGTCACAGGCCTGTCGCTGCCGCCGGCGGCGCTCGCTGCCGCGCTGGAGGTCGACGCGGACGAGTGGCGTGCCGAACTCCCGCTGATCACCGAGTGGTTCGAGCGGTTCGGTGACAAGCTGCCGGCCGCGCTCTGGGCCGAACTGGACGCGCTCAGGGCCCGCCTGGCCTGA
- a CDS encoding sigma-70 family RNA polymerase sigma factor: protein MEPSLALESLDSAVEDAALLDAVRAGDPDAYGTLWERHSDAARALARTLVRDPADVDDLVAETFAKVLAKLRAGQGPQLAFRAYLSTTLRHVCYHRTRRDRRLQFTDDLTRYDVSEPFPDPTLAALEQAYAARAFRKLPARWREVLWRTEVEGATPSQVAPLLGLTPNAAAVLAHRAREGLRQGYLREHLAGAASADCRWTSDRLGGFLRARLSARERTKVGHHLARCRQCALRAGELSEVNGGRCRVRVRHAHT, encoded by the coding sequence ATGGAGCCCTCGCTGGCGCTGGAGTCGCTGGACTCCGCGGTCGAGGACGCGGCCCTGCTGGACGCGGTGCGCGCCGGCGACCCGGACGCCTACGGCACCCTGTGGGAACGCCACTCGGACGCGGCCCGTGCACTGGCCCGCACGCTCGTCCGCGACCCGGCCGACGTCGACGACCTGGTCGCCGAGACGTTCGCCAAGGTGCTGGCGAAGTTGCGCGCCGGCCAGGGCCCGCAGCTCGCGTTCCGCGCCTACCTGAGCACCACCCTGCGGCACGTCTGCTACCACCGGACCCGCCGGGACCGGCGACTACAGTTCACCGACGACCTGACGCGGTACGACGTGAGCGAGCCGTTCCCCGACCCCACGCTGGCCGCGCTGGAGCAGGCGTACGCGGCCCGCGCGTTCCGCAAGCTCCCGGCCCGCTGGCGGGAGGTGCTGTGGCGCACCGAGGTCGAGGGCGCCACGCCCAGCCAGGTCGCACCGCTGCTCGGCCTCACGCCGAACGCGGCCGCGGTGCTCGCCCACCGCGCGCGGGAAGGGCTGCGCCAGGGATATCTGCGCGAGCACCTGGCCGGCGCGGCGTCCGCGGACTGCCGGTGGACCAGCGACCGGCTCGGCGGATTCCTGCGGGCCCGGCTCTCCGCCCGGGAGCGCACCAAGGTGGGTCACCACCTGGCCCGCTGCCGCCAGTGCGCGCTGCGGGCGGGCGAACTGAGCGAGGTCAACGGCGGTCGATGCCGCGTGCGGGTCCGGCACGCGCACACCTGA
- a CDS encoding GtrA family protein — protein sequence MHKLWARFGHLVQEIGKFGVVGGIAFVVDFSIYAFCLQGLGMETLTAKAIAASIAATLAFFGNRFWTWRHRERSGLAREYGLYFFFNLVGIGVALGTLALTHYGLGSVWPIFQTEAADYISAQFLGTALGTLVRFWSYRTFVFVATTPPPVPAESTERD from the coding sequence ATGCACAAGCTGTGGGCACGCTTCGGCCACCTCGTCCAGGAGATCGGCAAGTTCGGCGTGGTGGGCGGCATCGCGTTCGTGGTCGACTTCTCGATCTACGCGTTCTGCCTGCAGGGGCTCGGGATGGAGACGCTCACGGCGAAGGCGATCGCCGCGTCGATCGCCGCCACGCTCGCGTTCTTCGGCAACCGCTTCTGGACCTGGCGGCACCGGGAGCGGTCCGGCCTCGCCCGCGAGTACGGGCTCTACTTCTTCTTCAACCTTGTCGGAATTGGTGTGGCGCTCGGCACACTCGCGCTGACTCACTACGGGCTCGGTTCCGTCTGGCCGATTTTTCAGACGGAGGCCGCCGACTACATCTCTGCCCAGTTCCTGGGCACGGCGCTCGGCACGCTCGTCCGGTTCTGGTCGTACCGGACGTTCGTCTTCGTAGCGACGACGCCACCGCCCGTACCTGCGGAAAGTACGGAACGTGACTAA
- a CDS encoding GtrA family protein: MRLLRLLPERWQKLIREAAKFGIVGGVNFGINFAIFNILILTVMQGGQLKANVIATGIATLTSYLMNRHWTYRDRPKSSMRREYVLFFFFNAVALGIESGVLAGFKYGLGLETLLALNIAKFGGQVLGTLFRFWSYRTFVFRKVPAGQVDHLHIEDIDPHAMADLDLTAELAEHSTHHDVDEGTETRPNGVAAVAPAQRTADSTAVPNPTS; encoded by the coding sequence ATGCGTCTTCTCCGTCTGCTGCCGGAACGGTGGCAGAAGCTGATCCGCGAGGCGGCCAAGTTCGGCATCGTCGGCGGCGTCAACTTCGGAATCAACTTCGCCATCTTCAACATCCTCATCCTGACCGTGATGCAGGGTGGGCAGCTGAAGGCGAACGTCATCGCGACCGGCATCGCGACCCTCACGTCCTACCTGATGAACCGGCACTGGACGTACCGTGACCGCCCGAAGTCGAGCATGCGCCGTGAGTACGTGCTCTTCTTCTTCTTCAACGCGGTCGCGCTCGGCATCGAGTCCGGCGTGCTCGCCGGATTCAAGTACGGGCTCGGCCTGGAGACACTGCTCGCGCTCAACATCGCCAAGTTCGGCGGTCAGGTGCTCGGCACGCTGTTCCGGTTCTGGTCGTACCGCACGTTCGTGTTCCGCAAGGTGCCGGCCGGCCAGGTCGACCACCTGCACATCGAGGACATCGACCCGCACGCGATGGCCGACCTCGACCTCACCGCGGAGCTGGCCGAGCACTCCACGCACCACGACGTCGACGAGGGCACCGAAACCCGCCCAAACGGCGTCGCCGCGGTCGCTCCCGCGCAGCGGACCGCGGATAGCACCGCCGTGCCCAACCCGACGTCCTGA
- a CDS encoding MaoC/PaaZ C-terminal domain-containing protein codes for MILSGTGEPADVFFEDLTPGLVFDLGVTAVDEIEMITFAERFDPQWYHVDGDLAARSPYRGLIASGWFTASLFMRAYVEHLLQRAAADASPGIEELRWLAPVRGGDQLGTRLEVLGRRPSDARPGLGTVTLEGTMSRLDAAGYPEEDVLRLRFRGWFLRRSA; via the coding sequence GTGATCCTGTCCGGCACGGGTGAGCCGGCGGACGTGTTCTTCGAGGACCTCACCCCGGGGCTGGTGTTCGACCTCGGGGTGACGGCCGTCGACGAGATCGAGATGATCACGTTCGCGGAGCGGTTCGACCCGCAGTGGTACCACGTCGACGGCGACCTGGCCGCCCGCAGCCCGTACCGCGGGCTGATCGCGAGCGGCTGGTTCACCGCGAGCCTGTTCATGCGCGCGTACGTCGAGCACCTGCTCCAGCGCGCCGCCGCCGACGCCTCGCCCGGCATCGAGGAGCTGCGCTGGCTCGCCCCGGTCCGCGGCGGGGACCAGCTCGGCACCCGGCTGGAGGTGCTCGGCCGCCGGCCGTCCGACGCCCGCCCCGGCCTCGGCACCGTCACGCTCGAGGGGACGATGAGTCGCCTCGACGCCGCCGGATACCCGGAGGAGGATGTGCTCCGCCTCCGGTTCCGTGGCTGGTTCCTGCGGAGATCGGCCTAG
- a CDS encoding PH domain-containing protein: MAFPEDVLTSDEHVVLHLHPHWKALIGPVFVTVLAVAAVGASFLLPEGWMIGQLVIVVAAIALVAWRALWPFLVWRTTNYVFTNERVLLQKGVLNRDRRDIPLSRVNDHSMTQHFFERLLGSGTLTIESAGERGQSVLVDIPRIEQVQTTLYELVEADRDQHTLGDGELRDALNAQGNPA, encoded by the coding sequence GTGGCCTTTCCGGAGGACGTGCTCACCAGTGACGAGCACGTCGTGTTGCACCTTCACCCACACTGGAAGGCGCTGATCGGGCCGGTGTTCGTCACCGTGCTCGCGGTCGCGGCCGTCGGCGCGAGTTTCCTGCTGCCCGAGGGCTGGATGATCGGGCAGTTGGTGATCGTCGTGGCGGCGATCGCGCTGGTCGCCTGGCGGGCGCTGTGGCCGTTCCTGGTCTGGCGGACCACGAACTACGTCTTCACGAACGAGCGCGTGCTGCTGCAGAAGGGCGTGCTCAACCGCGACCGGCGGGACATCCCGCTGTCCCGGGTGAACGACCATTCGATGACGCAGCACTTCTTCGAGCGGCTGCTCGGTTCCGGCACGCTGACCATCGAGTCGGCGGGGGAGCGGGGCCAGTCGGTGCTGGTGGACATCCCGCGCATCGAGCAGGTGCAGACCACGCTGTACGAGCTGGTCGAGGCGGACCGGGACCAGCACACGCTCGGCGACGGCGAGTTGCGGGACGCGCTGAACGCGCAGGGGAACCCGGCCTAG
- a CDS encoding biotin--[acetyl-CoA-carboxylase] ligase encodes MSFAAGGSPYSDLGRPPLNERALRRALLTPGALWRRLEVRAETGSTNADVAAAARDDEPEGLVVVAERQVAGRGRLGRSWESPARAGLSLSVLLRPGAPDEARGWAAVPMTAYGWLPLLAGVALRESVHRVTGLDASLKWPNDLLVPVGDGEGKTAGILAEGVPGAVVIGVGLNVSLRADELPDRPAGPPATSLVLAGAPDADREPLLKAFLRSLADWYARWRDTGGDAEASGLRAAYRASCGTIGRTVRVLLPDGAEVSGFVTGVDDDARLLVRTPAGDRPLAAGDVVHLR; translated from the coding sequence ATGTCGTTCGCAGCGGGCGGGAGCCCGTACTCGGATCTGGGCCGGCCGCCGCTGAACGAGCGGGCGCTGCGCCGCGCGCTGCTGACGCCGGGCGCGCTGTGGCGGCGGCTGGAGGTGCGGGCCGAGACCGGCTCGACGAACGCGGACGTGGCCGCCGCGGCCCGGGACGACGAGCCGGAGGGCCTGGTCGTGGTGGCAGAGCGCCAGGTCGCGGGACGGGGGCGGCTCGGGCGCAGCTGGGAGTCGCCGGCCCGGGCCGGGCTGTCGCTGAGCGTGCTGCTGCGGCCGGGTGCGCCGGACGAGGCGCGTGGCTGGGCCGCGGTGCCCATGACGGCGTACGGCTGGCTGCCGCTGCTCGCCGGTGTGGCGCTGCGCGAGAGCGTGCACCGGGTGACCGGCCTGGACGCCTCGCTCAAGTGGCCGAACGACCTGCTCGTCCCGGTCGGCGACGGCGAGGGGAAGACGGCCGGGATCCTGGCCGAGGGCGTGCCCGGCGCGGTGGTGATCGGCGTCGGGCTGAACGTGAGCCTGCGCGCGGACGAGTTGCCCGACCGGCCGGCCGGCCCGCCGGCCACGTCGCTGGTGCTGGCCGGTGCGCCGGACGCGGATCGGGAGCCGCTGCTCAAGGCGTTCCTGCGGAGCCTCGCGGACTGGTACGCGCGCTGGCGGGACACCGGCGGGGACGCGGAGGCGAGCGGGTTGCGGGCGGCCTACCGGGCCAGCTGCGGCACGATCGGCCGCACGGTGCGGGTGCTGCTGCCGGACGGCGCGGAGGTGTCCGGCTTCGTGACCGGTGTGGACGACGACGCGCGGCTGCTGGTGCGCACGCCCGCCGGCGACCGCCCGCTGGCCGCGGGGGACGTCGTTCACCTGCGCTGA
- a CDS encoding acyl-CoA carboxylase subunit beta, translated as MPRGTDIGHTIRGVTDTDVNPHTTAGRLADLDRRVDEAVHAGSARAVEKQHARGKRTARERIAMLLDEGSFVELDALARHRSTNFGQERNRPYGDGVVTGYGTIDGRQVCVFAQDFTVFGGSLGEVFGEKIVKVMDLAMKTGCPVIGINDSGGARIQEGVVSLGLYGEIFFKNVRASGVIPQISLVMGPCAGGAVYSPAVTDFTVMVDGTSHMFITGPDVIKTVTGEDVGMEELGGARTHNTTSGNAHYLAAGEEDAIEYVRALLSYLPSNNLDDPPVFEAEADLSPDDDLDTLIPDSANQPYDMRTVIERLVDDFLEVQPLYARNIVVGFGRVEGRPVGVVANQPTHLAGCLDIAASEKAARFVRTCDAFNLPVLTLVDVPGFLPGTGQEWNGIIRRGAKLLYAYAEATVPKLTVITRKAYGGAYDVMGSKHLGADLNLAWPTAQIAVMGAQGAVNILYRAELAAAGDPAALRAELVADYEDTLANPYTAAERGYVDAVIRPSETRGHLIRGLRALRTKRETLPPKKHGNIPL; from the coding sequence ATGCCACGCGGTACGGACATTGGTCATACGATCCGTGGTGTGACCGATACCGACGTCAATCCGCACACCACCGCGGGCCGGCTGGCCGACCTGGATCGCCGCGTCGACGAGGCCGTGCACGCGGGCTCGGCGCGCGCGGTCGAGAAGCAGCACGCGCGCGGCAAGAGGACGGCCCGGGAGCGCATCGCGATGCTGCTCGACGAGGGTTCCTTCGTCGAGCTGGACGCGCTGGCCCGGCACCGTTCGACGAACTTCGGGCAGGAGCGCAACCGGCCGTACGGGGATGGGGTGGTCACCGGCTACGGCACGATCGACGGCCGGCAGGTGTGCGTGTTCGCGCAGGATTTCACGGTCTTCGGCGGCTCGCTGGGCGAGGTCTTCGGCGAGAAGATCGTCAAGGTGATGGACCTGGCGATGAAGACCGGCTGCCCGGTGATCGGGATCAACGACTCCGGCGGCGCGCGCATCCAGGAGGGCGTGGTCAGCCTGGGCCTGTACGGCGAGATCTTCTTCAAGAACGTGCGCGCGTCCGGCGTGATCCCGCAGATCTCGCTGGTGATGGGCCCGTGCGCGGGCGGCGCGGTCTACTCCCCCGCGGTCACCGACTTCACCGTGATGGTGGACGGGACGTCGCACATGTTCATCACCGGGCCGGACGTGATCAAGACGGTGACCGGCGAGGACGTCGGCATGGAGGAGCTGGGCGGGGCCCGCACGCACAACACGACGAGCGGCAACGCGCACTATCTCGCCGCAGGCGAGGAGGACGCGATCGAGTACGTGCGGGCGCTGCTGTCCTACCTGCCGTCGAACAACCTGGACGACCCGCCCGTCTTCGAGGCCGAGGCGGACCTGAGCCCGGACGACGACCTGGACACGCTGATCCCGGATTCGGCGAACCAGCCGTACGACATGCGCACCGTGATCGAGCGCCTGGTCGACGACTTCCTGGAGGTGCAGCCGCTCTACGCGCGGAACATCGTGGTCGGGTTCGGCCGGGTGGAGGGCCGGCCGGTCGGCGTGGTGGCGAATCAGCCCACGCACCTCGCGGGCTGCCTGGACATCGCGGCGTCGGAGAAGGCGGCCCGGTTCGTGCGCACCTGCGACGCGTTCAACCTGCCGGTGCTGACGCTGGTGGACGTGCCGGGTTTCCTGCCCGGCACCGGCCAGGAGTGGAACGGCATCATCCGGCGCGGCGCGAAGCTGCTGTACGCGTACGCCGAGGCGACCGTGCCGAAGCTGACCGTGATCACCCGCAAGGCGTACGGCGGCGCCTACGACGTGATGGGCTCGAAGCACCTGGGCGCGGACCTGAACCTGGCGTGGCCGACCGCGCAGATCGCGGTGATGGGCGCGCAGGGCGCGGTGAACATCCTCTACCGGGCGGAGCTGGCCGCGGCGGGCGATCCGGCGGCGCTGCGCGCGGAGCTGGTCGCCGACTACGAGGACACGCTGGCGAACCCGTACACCGCGGCCGAGCGCGGCTACGTGGACGCGGTGATCAGGCCGTCGGAGACGCGCGGGCACCTGATCCGCGGCCTGCGCGCGCTCCGCACGAAACGCGAGACGCTGCCGCCGAAGAAGCACGGCAACATCCCGCTCTAG
- a CDS encoding M50 family metallopeptidase, producing MSIDSLTDLRDQLLGAQPDPPLLLVLITALLALAVVFVRVTWRVGRNAITIAHEGGHALAAVLTGRRLTGIKLHSDTSGLTLSAGRPTGPGMTFTLLAGYVAPSLIGLLGAWLLGGNRITLLLWITVAALLAMLIMIRNVYGIVSILVTGAIVFGVSWYTGPEVQAAFAYTGVWFLLIGGVRPVFELQSMRSWGRMPQSDADQLAGITRVPAIFWVGVFLAVNLVALVAGVLLLAGAYLPELPALTSLSS from the coding sequence GTGTCGATCGACAGCCTGACTGACCTGCGGGACCAGCTCCTCGGTGCGCAACCGGACCCGCCGCTCCTGCTCGTCCTGATCACGGCGCTGCTCGCGCTGGCCGTGGTGTTCGTGCGCGTGACCTGGCGGGTGGGCCGCAACGCGATCACGATCGCGCACGAGGGCGGGCATGCGCTCGCCGCCGTGCTCACCGGCCGCCGGCTGACCGGCATCAAGCTGCACTCGGACACGTCCGGGCTGACCCTCTCGGCCGGCCGCCCGACCGGGCCGGGCATGACGTTCACGCTGCTGGCCGGCTATGTGGCGCCGTCGCTGATCGGCCTGCTCGGCGCCTGGCTGCTCGGCGGCAACCGGATCACGCTGCTGCTGTGGATCACGGTGGCCGCGCTGCTGGCGATGCTGATCATGATCCGCAACGTCTACGGGATCGTCTCGATCCTGGTCACCGGCGCGATCGTGTTCGGCGTCTCGTGGTACACCGGGCCCGAGGTGCAGGCCGCGTTCGCGTACACCGGCGTGTGGTTCCTGCTGATCGGCGGCGTCCGCCCGGTCTTCGAACTGCAGTCGATGCGCAGCTGGGGCCGCATGCCGCAGTCGGACGCGGACCAGCTCGCCGGCATCACCCGCGTCCCGGCGATCTTCTGGGTCGGCGTGTTCCTGGCCGTGAACCTGGTCGCGCTGGTCGCCGGCGTGCTGCTGCTCGCCGGCGCGTACCTCCCGGAACTCCCGGCCCTAACCTCGCTCTCTTCGTGA
- a CDS encoding acyl-CoA carboxylase subunit epsilon produces MHSGARAPDLRILRGTPSPEELAALVGALRALTREAPSTAPSPRSAWAISARPAYAPAWRRSALPR; encoded by the coding sequence ATGCACTCCGGCGCCCGTGCCCCAGATCTCCGGATCCTCCGCGGTACGCCCTCGCCCGAGGAACTGGCCGCACTGGTGGGCGCACTGCGTGCGCTGACACGGGAGGCGCCGTCCACCGCCCCCTCGCCGCGATCCGCGTGGGCGATCTCCGCGCGACCCGCGTACGCACCGGCATGGCGACGCTCCGCACTGCCTCGGTAA